A single region of the Kryptolebias marmoratus isolate JLee-2015 linkage group LG10, ASM164957v2, whole genome shotgun sequence genome encodes:
- the LOC108233637 gene encoding tetratricopeptide repeat protein 9A, translating into MSVIQAGHEGRVDGGGGSPRLQQRAQPPHSSSSGSSRSKDPRYQQQRHYGGSMLKQPSQNEPADAVRRALDFKSQGTQCYKDKKYREAIGKYHRALLEIKGLCRVLGEPDASSKTPSPLLPTISKSTTLTDEQKGAMENAELECYNSLAACLLQMELVNYERVKEYCLKVLHKEGKNFKALYRSGVAYYHLGDFQKALYYLKESHKQEPSDTNVIRYIQLTEMKILRNAQREKKEAT; encoded by the exons ATGAGTGTGATTCAGGCCGGGCACGAAGGGAGGGTGGATGGCGGCGGCGGCTCCCCGAGGCTCCAGCAGCGCGCTCAGCCTccccacagcagcagcagcggcagcagccgGTCCAAGGATCCCAGATATCAGCAGCAGAGGCATTATGGTGGGTCGATGCTGAAGCAGCCATCCCAAAACGAGCCGGCTGATGCCGTGAGGCGGGCGCTGGACTTTAAGAGCCAGGGCACCCAGTgctacaaagacaagaaataCCGAGAGGCGATCGGCAAATACCACCGCGCTCTGCTGGAGATCAAGGGGCTGTGCAGGGTGCTGGGGGAGCCGGACGCCAGCTCCAAGACCCCGTCCCCCCTCCTGCCGACCATCAGCAAGTCCACCACGCTGACAGATGAGCAGAAAGGGGCGATGGAGAACGCGGAGCTGGAGTGTTACAACAGTTTGGCCG CTTGTCTTCTGCAAATGGAGCTGGTGAACTATGAACGAGTAAAGGAATATTGCCTGAAAGTCCTTCACAAAGAAGGAAAGAACTTCAAAGCTCTTTACAGATCCGGAGTGGCCTATTACCACCTTGGAGACTTCCAGAAGGCCCTGTACTACCTGAAGGAGTCACACAAACAGGAGCCATCAG ACACTAATGTCATCCGCTACATTCAGCTGACCGAGATGAAAATTCTCCGAAATGCCCAAAGGGAAAAGAAAGAGGCGACTTAA